Part of the Cyanobacteriota bacterium genome is shown below.
GAAATGTATCGCAAGCAGGGACGACATCGCATTACCCCTACTGGCGTTGCTGAGTTTCTGATTCTCAATCGAGAATTTCCCCGATCGATTCGGTTTTGCCTGATGCAGGCTGAGCGATCGCTCCATCAAATTACAGGTACACCCCTTGGTGCTTGGAATAATTCTGCAGAGCGAGCCATGGGACGGCTTACCTCTGAATTGGACTATCTAACCATCGACGATGTGATTCAAAGTGGCCTGCATGAGTTTTTAGATGGGCTACAAATTCGCATGAATGACATTGGTAATAAAATCTTTGAAACCTTTTTTGCGGTACAGCCCCTGTGAAGTTTCAGATTATTCACCATACAACCTACACCTACAGTGTTCCTGTGATTCTGCAAGCTCACACCGTGCGTCTGCGCCCCCGATCAGATGCCTGGCAATCTCTCCACACCTTCAGCTTGGAGGTTGAGCCAACTCCGGCTGGTACCAGCCATATCATTGACCTAGACGGCAATGTAGTGACCCGTCTCTGGTTTCATCAACACCCTGTTGAACAGCTAGTGATTAAGACAACTGCTAGCGTGGAAACCCACTGCACTAATCCATTCAATTACATCCTAGAGCCTTGGGCTGTTACACTTCCCCTCAACTATCCCCTATCCCTGGCCACTCAATTGCATCCCTATCTTCACCATTCATCAGTTGGCTACCAATCTCTATTAGATCCCATTTCCATCCAACTGGGGCAAGAGTTATGGCACTCCAGTGAAGGTCATGTCAATGCATTTCTGACTGAGTTAAATCAACGTATCTACAAAACCTGTGGTCACGTGGTACGTGAGACCGGAGCACCGTTGCCACCATCAATCACGTGGAATCAGCAGTTGGGATCCTGTCGAGATTTGGTTGTACTGTTCATGGAAGTCTGCCGTTCGGTAGGGCTAGCGACTCGGTTTGTCAGCGGCTATCACGAAGTAGAGCCAGACTGTGCGGCATATCTCCATGCATGGGCCGAGGTCTACCTGCCTGGAGCAGGTTGGCGTGGGTATGACCCAACTCAAGGGCTAGCAGTCTGCGATCGTCACGTTGCTCTAGTAGCATCTGCCCATCCACAACAAGCTGCACCCATCCATGGCACTTTTTCAGGAACAGCCACACAGACATCGATGCACTATGACCTTAGTGTTCTTACAATGCCATCACCATCAGCGGCCCTGAACGACTAGAGCTACATCGCATATTAAATGCCACCTTCTAGGCGATATAGCCAGTAAATAATGCCTTGACTTTCAGGTTAGATGGCAGATGAGTGCGAGATGCGAACGCCAGCGCCGCAAGTCGATTACGCAAGGAAGCTGTTGTACTACTTGTAGTCACTGTCCAACGTGTGCCACCTCCAGAGCGCCGTCCTGGAACACCCTCGCGATTTTTGGCCACCAGTGTCGGGGACAGTTGAGTCATCATTAACATTATCAGGGACACGATCGTTACCACTCTGCACATAATACCTCTCAGGAGATGCTACCTAGATCCTAAAGTTACAGCCATAGCATGACAAATCACCTCAGCAAGACAACAGAGATAAAATACTGATCTTGCAGTAACTTGACCTACTCAATCTCTCAGAGAGAATGCGGATATAGCCAAAAAAATGTCCGGATTACTCGCTGCTATCGAGAATTGTAGACAATAGGCCAATGCTGCGCCTGTAGCCATAACTTGCTTTAGAAGTGATTATGAAAACCATAGACAAGCTAAGTGTATAGCATAGGGTTGGCTATGGTATTTGTATCTTCCACTACATATCTATATTTCTATATCATTGAGTAACTACAGAGTCATATTGTTGAGTCACCACAGAGTGACCCTAAGGTTCCTTCATGGAG
Proteins encoded:
- a CDS encoding alpha-E domain-containing protein gives rise to the protein EMYRKQGRHRITPTGVAEFLILNREFPRSIRFCLMQAERSLHQITGTPLGAWNNSAERAMGRLTSELDYLTIDDVIQSGLHEFLDGLQIRMNDIGNKIFETFFAVQPL
- a CDS encoding transglutaminase family protein translates to MKFQIIHHTTYTYSVPVILQAHTVRLRPRSDAWQSLHTFSLEVEPTPAGTSHIIDLDGNVVTRLWFHQHPVEQLVIKTTASVETHCTNPFNYILEPWAVTLPLNYPLSLATQLHPYLHHSSVGYQSLLDPISIQLGQELWHSSEGHVNAFLTELNQRIYKTCGHVVRETGAPLPPSITWNQQLGSCRDLVVLFMEVCRSVGLATRFVSGYHEVEPDCAAYLHAWAEVYLPGAGWRGYDPTQGLAVCDRHVALVASAHPQQAAPIHGTFSGTATQTSMHYDLSVLTMPSPSAALND